One Armatimonadota bacterium DNA window includes the following coding sequences:
- a CDS encoding aminotransferase class I/II-fold pyridoxal phosphate-dependent enzyme encodes MIDLRSDTVTKPTPEMRRAMAEAEVGDDVYGEDPTLNRLQDRAAEILGKEAALFVPSGTMANEIAIKVWTKPGDAILADSESHIIHYELGGPAALSGVMVEAIPTADGQYDADTLRSMIRTEDDHTPGTSLICLENAHNRCGGTVWPLESLRNVRQTAKGIPVHMDGARVFNAAVALGVPACQIAAEVDSLMFCLSKGLGCPVGSLLVGPQDFIARAHRVRKLFGGGMRQAGVLAAPGLVALKSMIDRLAEDHARARRLAEGIANVPGFRVDLSSVQTNLVYVETERPALEIERALGDLGILCLALDARRLRLVTHFDVSDEDIDKAVEGFERLAGR; translated from the coding sequence ATGATCGACCTGAGATCCGACACCGTAACCAAGCCGACGCCCGAAATGCGGCGCGCCATGGCCGAAGCCGAAGTGGGCGACGACGTCTATGGCGAGGACCCGACGCTCAATCGCCTGCAAGACCGCGCTGCAGAGATTTTGGGCAAAGAGGCGGCGCTCTTCGTGCCCAGCGGCACCATGGCGAACGAGATCGCCATCAAGGTTTGGACCAAGCCGGGCGACGCGATACTGGCCGATAGCGAGAGCCATATCATCCATTACGAGCTAGGCGGCCCGGCCGCGCTCTCCGGCGTCATGGTCGAGGCGATTCCGACCGCAGACGGCCAATACGATGCCGACACGCTGCGCTCGATGATCCGCACAGAAGACGACCATACGCCCGGCACAAGCCTGATCTGCCTGGAGAACGCCCACAACCGTTGCGGCGGCACGGTATGGCCTTTGGAAAGCCTCCGCAATGTCCGGCAAACTGCCAAGGGAATCCCCGTTCATATGGATGGCGCTCGGGTCTTCAATGCGGCGGTAGCTTTGGGCGTGCCGGCTTGCCAGATTGCCGCCGAGGTCGATTCGCTGATGTTCTGCCTCTCCAAGGGACTCGGATGTCCGGTGGGCAGTCTGCTGGTCGGCCCGCAAGATTTTATCGCTCGCGCGCATCGGGTTCGCAAACTCTTCGGCGGCGGCATGAGGCAGGCAGGCGTATTGGCGGCTCCCGGCTTGGTGGCGTTGAAGAGCATGATCGACCGATTGGCCGAGGACCATGCTCGGGCGCGGCGACTGGCCGAGGGAATCGCCAACGTGCCCGGCTTTCGGGTCGATCTTTCGAGCGTGCAGACCAACCTGGTCTATGTGGAGACGGAGCGGCCTGCGTTAGAGATTGAGCGCGCCTTGGGCGATCTAGGCATTCTCTGCCTCGCGCTCGACGCCCGCCGCCTGCGTTTAGTCACCCACTTCGACGTGAGCGACGAGGACATCGACAAGGCGGTGGAGGGGTTCGAGCGATTGGCGGGAAGGTAG
- a CDS encoding zf-TFIIB domain-containing protein, whose product MLCPKCHDQVLVVLERSGLEIEYCGGCRGVWLDKGELEKLIALEGSQPVRQERPRQNREDWDDDDRRERKRGGFLRDLFDFD is encoded by the coding sequence ATGCTTTGTCCGAAGTGTCACGACCAAGTCTTGGTCGTATTGGAGCGGTCTGGATTAGAGATCGAATATTGCGGCGGGTGCCGCGGCGTTTGGCTGGATAAGGGCGAACTGGAGAAGTTGATCGCGCTGGAAGGCAGCCAGCCAGTGCGTCAAGAGCGACCTCGACAGAACCGCGAAGATTGGGACGACGACGACCGGCGCGAAAGGAAGCGCGGCGGGTTCTTGCGCGATCTGTTCGATTTCGACTAA
- a CDS encoding TerC family protein, with translation MELANISLWIWGTFLGVIFGFLALDLGVFHRQAHVVRMREALIWSVVWIIVALIFNLGILLYWDRIQPDSAYKNSEAAIAFFAGYLVERALSIDNIFVFLVVFSYFRVPPQYQHRVLFLGIIGALFFRALFIALGAALISAFAWTMVVFGLFLIVTGIKMIKVSGKTIDPGKNPVIRIFAKIMPTSPDYHGQKFFVRQNGVLFATPLFVALLVVEFTDIIFAVDSIPAIFAITQDTFIVFTSNVFAILGLRALFFAVAGLMELFHYLHYGLAAVLAFVGVKMLYGYAEKAIFPGWPHFPIMVSLLVIVIILAASIIASVVRPVAQAEEESVAKGA, from the coding sequence ATGGAGCTTGCCAATATCTCGCTGTGGATCTGGGGCACATTCTTAGGCGTCATTTTTGGCTTTCTAGCGCTCGATCTGGGCGTTTTTCATCGCCAGGCGCATGTCGTGCGGATGCGCGAGGCGCTGATCTGGAGCGTCGTTTGGATCATCGTCGCGCTGATCTTTAACTTGGGCATCCTGCTTTACTGGGATCGCATACAGCCCGACAGCGCTTACAAGAACTCCGAAGCCGCGATAGCTTTCTTTGCGGGCTATCTGGTAGAACGCGCGCTGAGCATCGACAACATTTTTGTGTTTTTGGTCGTCTTTTCCTACTTTCGCGTTCCGCCTCAGTATCAGCACCGGGTGTTGTTTTTGGGGATCATTGGCGCGCTGTTCTTTAGGGCGCTGTTTATTGCGCTTGGCGCGGCGCTGATTTCGGCTTTTGCCTGGACGATGGTCGTTTTTGGGCTGTTTTTGATCGTTACAGGCATCAAGATGATCAAGGTGAGCGGCAAGACCATCGATCCGGGCAAGAATCCTGTCATCCGGATATTTGCAAAGATTATGCCCACCAGTCCCGACTATCACGGTCAGAAGTTCTTCGTTCGGCAGAACGGCGTTCTTTTCGCGACTCCTTTATTCGTCGCGCTCTTGGTGGTCGAGTTTACGGACATTATCTTCGCGGTCGACTCGATCCCAGCGATCTTTGCGATCACGCAAGACACCTTTATCGTCTTTACGTCCAACGTCTTCGCAATTTTAGGGTTGCGGGCGCTGTTCTTTGCCGTAGCCGGGCTAATGGAGCTGTTTCATTATTTGCATTACGGCTTGGCCGCGGTGTTGGCGTTTGTCGGCGTCAAGATGCTGTACGGCTATGCAGAGAAGGCCATCTTCCCAGGTTGGCCGCACTTTCCCATCATGGTATCGTTGCTCGTCATCGTGATTATCTTGGCGGCGTCCATCATCGCGTCCGTTGTCAGGCCGGTTGCGCAGGCAGAGGAAGAGAGCGTCGCCAAAGGAGCCTAA
- a CDS encoding universal stress protein: MVKVVVGIDFENYQKAIALLKALRFEQAEAHLLHVVESIFPDKSFPSLSEGHPMAEVFAEMEERGQAELANAAALIAGSGYVATTERLKGDPARRLIETATRRNADLIAVGAQPKTAWESLFYGSISKALSSSAEQSILVAKSEPKSTEALTAVLATDHSTYCDQSIEKFMSWKAHGVGRLLILTAIEAKAVADAGEWKEMAVDKNQALCDRFSALGIECQSRVTEGRAQQVIASAMKETASDLLIMGARGHGFWDRARLGSVSHFELVASPHNVLVMRV, encoded by the coding sequence ATGGTCAAGGTCGTCGTCGGAATCGATTTTGAAAACTATCAGAAAGCGATCGCGCTTTTGAAGGCTTTGCGATTTGAACAGGCTGAAGCGCACTTGCTGCACGTCGTGGAGTCGATTTTTCCGGACAAGAGCTTTCCGTCCTTGTCAGAGGGCCATCCGATGGCCGAGGTGTTTGCCGAAATGGAGGAGCGCGGTCAAGCCGAGTTGGCCAATGCTGCGGCTCTGATTGCAGGCTCCGGCTACGTCGCGACCACCGAGCGTCTAAAGGGCGATCCGGCTCGGCGCTTGATCGAGACCGCAACGCGTCGAAACGCCGATTTGATCGCTGTCGGCGCGCAGCCCAAGACGGCCTGGGAATCGCTTTTCTATGGCAGCATCTCCAAAGCGCTTTCGTCATCGGCAGAGCAGTCGATCTTGGTTGCCAAGAGCGAACCCAAGTCTACGGAGGCTTTGACGGCGGTTTTGGCGACCGACCATTCGACCTACTGCGACCAATCCATTGAGAAGTTCATGAGTTGGAAGGCACATGGGGTCGGTCGATTGTTGATCCTGACCGCCATCGAAGCAAAAGCAGTCGCCGATGCCGGCGAATGGAAGGAGATGGCCGTTGACAAGAACCAAGCCCTTTGCGATCGGTTCTCGGCTCTGGGGATCGAATGCCAAAGCAGGGTTACGGAGGGCAGGGCGCAGCAGGTTATCGCTTCGGCGATGAAGGAGACGGCGTCCGATTTGCTGATTATGGGCGCGCGCGGACATGGTTTTTGGGATCGCGCTCGCTTGGGCAGCGTCTCTCATTTCGAACTTGTGGCCTCGCCGCACAATGTGCTCGTGATGAGGGTTTAA
- a CDS encoding sugar ABC transporter ATP-binding protein — MLRLSKISKSYGSAQALVEADLVVKPGEIVAVLGQNGAGKSTLMRVISGAEQPDSGTIEIDSRRINRLNPQTAMRLGIAMICQEFSLCPHLSVAENLTLGREPNAWGWLKGRRQYAEASVLSQRAGLQADLDRPVARLTVAQQQLTEIAKALGRAATFLVLDEPTAALSQPESERLFGLMRELKGQRVGMVFITHRLREAFEIADRIVVLRDGRTVFESSQTTPEQVIEHMLGRKPEKTESHRNARPKERQPVLEHDHRGFRWAIDRGEILGIAGLVGSGRTSLLRSILHRHPAGYLPEDRKRFGLALSRSLKDNLTLGSLHRHGRAGWIDQKSQGRAAKRIVERLAIRSQSVEQPVSSLSGGNQQKALLGRLILAEHDLLLLDEPTRGVDAGAKVEIHRLIRQLADDGKAVVLVSSELEEVFALSDRILAMRDGRILGEYDPQAQDEVWQALLG, encoded by the coding sequence TTGCTTCGACTCAGCAAGATCAGCAAGAGCTACGGCAGCGCCCAAGCGCTGGTCGAGGCCGACCTCGTCGTAAAGCCAGGCGAGATTGTTGCCGTGCTCGGGCAGAACGGCGCGGGAAAATCAACCCTCATGCGAGTGATCTCGGGCGCAGAACAGCCCGATTCTGGAACGATCGAGATCGATAGTCGCAGGATAAACCGCTTAAACCCACAAACGGCGATGCGCCTCGGTATCGCGATGATCTGCCAGGAGTTCAGCCTCTGTCCGCACCTCTCCGTAGCCGAAAATCTGACTCTGGGACGCGAGCCGAACGCCTGGGGCTGGCTTAAGGGGCGACGCCAGTACGCCGAAGCATCGGTTTTATCGCAGCGCGCGGGACTACAAGCCGACCTTGATCGGCCCGTTGCGCGCCTTACTGTCGCCCAGCAACAGTTGACAGAAATCGCTAAGGCGCTTGGCCGGGCGGCAACCTTCCTAGTTCTCGACGAGCCGACCGCCGCGCTCAGTCAGCCAGAATCGGAGAGGCTTTTCGGACTCATGCGCGAGCTCAAAGGCCAAAGAGTCGGAATGGTCTTCATCACCCATCGTTTGCGCGAAGCGTTCGAGATCGCCGACCGCATCGTCGTGCTGAGGGACGGCAGGACGGTTTTCGAGTCCTCCCAAACAACTCCCGAGCAAGTCATAGAACACATGCTGGGTCGCAAACCGGAAAAGACTGAAAGCCATCGGAATGCCCGCCCCAAAGAGAGGCAACCCGTGCTGGAGCACGATCATCGAGGCTTTCGATGGGCGATCGACCGTGGCGAGATACTGGGCATTGCGGGCTTGGTGGGTTCTGGCCGCACCTCCTTGCTTCGGTCCATTCTTCATCGACATCCCGCGGGCTATCTGCCCGAAGATCGCAAGCGGTTCGGCTTGGCTCTGTCCAGGAGCCTTAAGGACAATCTCACCCTCGGCTCGCTTCATCGGCACGGTCGCGCTGGATGGATCGACCAAAAGTCTCAAGGCCGAGCCGCAAAACGCATAGTCGAACGACTGGCCATCCGATCGCAAAGCGTCGAACAACCGGTCTCGTCGCTCTCCGGCGGCAATCAACAGAAGGCGCTCCTTGGCAGGCTGATTCTCGCCGAACACGACCTTCTGCTGTTAGATGAGCCTACCAGAGGCGTCGATGCAGGGGCAAAGGTCGAAATCCACCGCCTTATACGCCAATTAGCCGATGACGGCAAGGCGGTTGTGCTGGTTTCTTCCGAGCTAGAAGAGGTCTTCGCGCTTTCGGACCGGATTTTGGCCATGCGCGATGGACGGATTCTGGGCGAGTACGACCCCCAAGCCCAAGACGAAGTTTGGCAAGCGCTGCTGGGGTGA
- a CDS encoding septum formation initiator family protein translates to MNRGALVIAIALIALILFARAFAPGYKRLQQEKNLLAAKERQYNELKQKQSDAEASLQRVNDPEVIKEKAQEAGYVPPGEKPAIIDR, encoded by the coding sequence GTGAACCGAGGCGCTCTAGTGATTGCCATCGCGCTGATTGCCCTCATCCTCTTTGCGCGCGCCTTCGCTCCGGGATACAAAAGGCTCCAACAAGAAAAGAACCTCTTGGCCGCAAAAGAGCGACAATACAACGAGTTGAAGCAGAAGCAGTCCGATGCGGAAGCGTCTCTGCAGCGCGTCAACGATCCCGAAGTCATCAAAGAAAAAGCGCAAGAAGCGGGCTATGTGCCGCCGGGCGAGAAACCGGCCATCATCGATCGATAA
- a CDS encoding cell division protein SepF: MHYHDDVDVTEERRGPIGWVKGFFGRGDDETEFEDEPNIMTPKVRRVHPYEVHVHKDLQELADARSAADGLKSGSQQILNLSLTAPHERERIVDFMSGVVYTLEGTVEKIGENVFLYAPHEAVVRITGQITKAPDYLG; this comes from the coding sequence ATGCATTATCATGATGATGTCGATGTAACTGAAGAACGGCGAGGCCCGATCGGTTGGGTCAAGGGCTTTTTTGGCAGAGGCGACGACGAGACGGAGTTCGAAGACGAACCGAACATCATGACGCCCAAGGTGCGGCGCGTCCACCCTTACGAGGTGCACGTGCACAAAGATCTGCAAGAACTGGCCGACGCGAGATCGGCGGCAGACGGCCTTAAGAGCGGCAGCCAGCAGATCCTAAACCTGTCTCTGACGGCGCCCCACGAGCGAGAGCGAATCGTCGACTTTATGAGCGGCGTGGTCTATACGCTCGAAGGAACCGTGGAGAAGATTGGAGAGAACGTCTTCCTGTACGCTCCGCACGAGGCGGTCGTCCGAATCACGGGACAGATCACCAAAGCGCCGGACTACTTGGGCTAA
- a CDS encoding YggS family pyridoxal phosphate-dependent enzyme, with the protein MASVRESLLILQDRIAQAATRTQRDPSEIQLLAVTKGVQIDRIAEAYALGLRDFGENYWQESKAKLEQMPSDSRWHFIGRLQTNKAKYLIGRFHWVCSVESLRQLQELQLWASKLEHIQSILIQIKVSEEPSKGGATVEVFDRLIDSARAMPNLKIGGVMAIPAYTDDPEAVRPAFAMARQTFERLHRTERITLSMGMSHDLEAAITEGATQIRIGTALFGPRDR; encoded by the coding sequence ATGGCATCCGTTAGAGAATCGCTCCTAATCCTTCAAGACCGAATCGCCCAAGCCGCAACCCGAACCCAACGAGACCCGTCCGAGATTCAGCTTCTCGCAGTAACAAAGGGCGTCCAGATCGACCGAATCGCAGAAGCCTATGCTTTGGGACTGCGCGATTTTGGCGAGAATTATTGGCAAGAATCGAAAGCGAAACTTGAACAAATGCCTTCAGATTCCCGATGGCATTTTATCGGCAGGCTTCAGACGAACAAAGCAAAATACCTGATCGGACGATTTCATTGGGTATGCTCTGTCGAATCGCTCCGACAGTTGCAGGAATTGCAACTTTGGGCGTCGAAACTTGAACACATTCAGTCGATCCTGATCCAAATCAAGGTCAGCGAGGAGCCGTCTAAAGGCGGCGCGACGGTCGAAGTCTTCGACCGTTTGATCGACAGCGCGCGCGCAATGCCAAACTTGAAGATTGGCGGCGTCATGGCGATTCCAGCCTATACCGACGACCCAGAAGCAGTCCGTCCGGCCTTTGCCATGGCGCGTCAGACGTTCGAGCGGCTACATAGAACGGAGCGTATAACGCTTTCGATGGGCATGAGCCACGACTTGGAAGCGGCCATCACGGAGGGCGCTACCCAGATTCGTATTGGCACGGCGCTGTTTGGACCGAGAGATCGATAG
- the phoU gene encoding phosphate signaling complex protein PhoU: MFTRQAFDSELKQLENKLLEMGAVVEGMVADSVEALVKRDLNLAEEVIFRDDEVDEMDIDIEHHCLRLLALQQPMASDLRIIGTAMKMITDIERVGDYSVDIAKSARKLAREPGYEPMIDVPKLAHVARKMLRESLEAFVNRDLEMVQRVCDQDDEVDALYREMRGQLLQQMTDDPAKVVTGSWLLLVAHYLERVADHATNIVERVWFMQTGKLDHLAKTHKSGSLEDQTSDGIR, encoded by the coding sequence GTGTTTACTCGTCAGGCGTTTGACAGCGAACTGAAGCAGCTCGAGAACAAACTGCTCGAAATGGGCGCGGTGGTAGAAGGCATGGTGGCCGATTCTGTCGAAGCCCTGGTCAAGCGCGACCTCAATCTTGCAGAAGAGGTGATCTTCCGCGACGACGAGGTGGACGAGATGGACATCGACATCGAGCATCACTGCCTCCGACTGCTCGCCCTGCAACAACCTATGGCCAGCGACCTGCGCATCATCGGCACCGCCATGAAGATGATCACCGACATCGAGCGCGTGGGCGATTACAGCGTCGATATCGCCAAATCGGCCCGCAAACTGGCGCGAGAGCCGGGCTACGAACCGATGATCGATGTGCCCAAACTGGCGCACGTGGCCAGAAAGATGCTGCGCGAGAGCCTTGAGGCTTTCGTCAATCGCGACTTAGAGATGGTTCAGCGCGTGTGCGATCAAGACGACGAGGTAGACGCTCTCTATCGAGAAATGCGAGGCCAGCTCCTTCAGCAGATGACAGACGACCCGGCCAAGGTCGTAACCGGCTCGTGGCTCCTCCTCGTCGCGCACTACCTGGAGCGAGTGGCCGACCATGCCACCAACATCGTCGAGCGCGTTTGGTTCATGCAAACCGGCAAGCTGGATCATCTGGCCAAGACGCACAAGAGCGGCAGCCTGGAAGACCAGACCTCAGATGGCATCCGTTAG
- a CDS encoding homoserine dehydrogenase, producing the protein MSNLKAALLGYGTVGRALHRLILEHAPQIEFSGAFVRNANRPSNGLPLTVRAADLLDDTTLSIVFEAMGGLHPAFELVSTALKRGLKVVTANKELIAKKGAELSALGGSLYFDAAVGGAIPIVSTMRGALASVPITEASGVLNGTTNYILTQMPEMDFDAALRDAQQKGYAETDPSADVDGLDAVYKISILASLAQGQWVDPADVLCHGIREVNLELMAEAQRRNCAVKLLARYRADELSVLPTLVPQDSPLASLHGVLNGAFLSGPTFGDLFLSGPGAGGEATATAMLGDALNNGSAYRLPTAQAQIDRQEWTARWLIAGRLRPGESLPLETLAIAGAVIEEAMEGSIVASMSALSFLGKFEELRGLPCWEQPPAFARFLS; encoded by the coding sequence ATGAGCAACCTTAAAGCCGCGCTCCTCGGCTACGGCACGGTCGGGCGCGCTCTTCATCGATTAATCCTCGAACACGCTCCTCAAATCGAATTTTCAGGCGCTTTTGTAAGAAATGCAAATCGACCATCGAATGGTTTACCTTTGACCGTCCGAGCCGCCGATCTATTGGACGATACGACGCTGAGCATCGTGTTTGAAGCGATGGGCGGACTGCATCCAGCCTTCGAACTCGTTTCGACCGCGCTCAAACGGGGCTTGAAGGTGGTAACCGCCAACAAGGAATTGATCGCCAAGAAAGGCGCGGAACTGTCGGCCTTGGGCGGGTCGCTCTACTTCGATGCGGCGGTCGGAGGCGCGATCCCGATCGTCTCCACGATGAGAGGCGCTTTGGCCAGCGTGCCGATAACCGAGGCGAGCGGCGTATTGAACGGCACGACCAACTACATCTTGACCCAAATGCCCGAGATGGATTTTGACGCCGCGCTGAGAGACGCTCAGCAGAAAGGCTATGCCGAAACCGACCCCTCTGCCGACGTGGACGGCTTGGACGCGGTCTACAAAATATCCATTCTTGCTTCGCTAGCGCAAGGCCAATGGGTTGACCCCGCGGACGTACTGTGTCATGGGATTCGGGAGGTCAATCTTGAACTCATGGCAGAAGCACAAAGAAGAAACTGCGCGGTCAAACTGCTTGCCCGGTATCGAGCGGACGAACTCAGCGTGTTGCCGACTTTGGTCCCGCAAGATTCTCCACTGGCGAGCCTGCACGGCGTTTTGAACGGAGCCTTCCTGAGCGGACCGACGTTCGGCGACCTCTTTCTTTCCGGACCCGGCGCAGGGGGCGAAGCCACTGCGACCGCAATGTTGGGCGACGCCCTGAACAACGGCTCCGCCTATCGATTGCCAACCGCTCAAGCCCAGATTGACCGACAGGAATGGACCGCGCGGTGGCTTATTGCGGGTCGATTGAGGCCGGGCGAATCGCTCCCTCTCGAAACCCTGGCCATCGCCGGTGCGGTTATAGAAGAGGCGATGGAAGGCTCGATAGTGGCCAGCATGTCGGCCCTTTCGTTCTTGGGCAAGTTCGAAGAACTGCGAGGCTTGCCCTGCTGGGAACAGCCGCCTGCCTTCGCCCGTTTCCTAAGTTAG
- a CDS encoding acetyl-CoA carboxylase, biotin carboxyl carrier protein — translation MRPSFETVQQLVEIMERQRLEELSIETSELSVELRRDADANPAVVIAAKETAQSPSHGRAIEAPMMGMFYRGPSPNDPPYVKEGDMVQEGQPICIIEAMKVFNELPSPCSGVITKIVAGNNSLVHAGEPLMYIDEQP, via the coding sequence ATGCGACCCTCTTTCGAGACGGTCCAGCAACTGGTCGAGATCATGGAGCGCCAGCGGCTGGAAGAGTTGTCCATCGAAACTTCGGAGCTTTCTGTCGAATTGCGCCGAGATGCCGATGCCAATCCGGCCGTCGTCATAGCCGCAAAAGAGACGGCCCAATCGCCATCGCACGGTCGCGCCATCGAAGCGCCCATGATGGGGATGTTCTACCGCGGCCCCTCGCCCAACGATCCGCCCTACGTGAAAGAAGGCGACATGGTGCAAGAAGGCCAGCCGATATGCATCATCGAAGCAATGAAAGTGTTTAACGAACTGCCTTCGCCTTGTTCTGGCGTTATTACGAAGATCGTCGCCGGAAACAACTCTCTGGTGCATGCAGGCGAGCCGCTGATGTACATTGATGAGCAACCTTAA
- a CDS encoding patatin-like phospholipase family protein, giving the protein MELACRTEKLGLLLPGGSCRGAFQIGVLQAFKERGIAAEVVAGVSSGSWNAVAWALDEVHRLEELWLDALSASFYSKSLRQWATNLSPFNYKWIHKTRSKFHLDWDLVKNAAVEVVIGVATFPLMRLKLFSNREHPNVDFFSVVLASNTLMPFHTLPVRVGTGFYVDGGFADNAPVHALYEKGCDRVIAVVSRPTDRLHHKPMRPWGFSYPNDRLALVCPEEPLPLNFNDFDPGRLREAIRIGYETGLKAAI; this is encoded by the coding sequence ATGGAGTTGGCATGTCGGACCGAGAAGTTGGGGCTGCTATTGCCGGGCGGCAGTTGTCGGGGCGCGTTTCAAATCGGGGTGCTGCAGGCATTCAAGGAGCGGGGGATCGCGGCAGAGGTGGTTGCGGGAGTTTCATCGGGATCGTGGAACGCGGTCGCCTGGGCTCTGGACGAGGTGCACCGGTTGGAGGAGCTTTGGCTGGACGCTTTGTCGGCTTCTTTCTACAGCAAGTCGTTAAGGCAATGGGCGACGAATCTCTCGCCGTTTAACTACAAGTGGATTCACAAAACGCGCTCGAAGTTTCATCTTGATTGGGACTTAGTCAAAAATGCGGCGGTCGAGGTAGTGATCGGGGTGGCGACGTTTCCGCTGATGCGGCTCAAGTTGTTCAGCAATCGAGAGCATCCCAATGTGGACTTCTTCAGCGTCGTGCTGGCGTCCAACACCCTGATGCCGTTTCACACGCTGCCCGTGCGGGTGGGGACTGGGTTCTACGTTGATGGCGGGTTTGCGGACAATGCGCCGGTTCATGCTTTGTACGAGAAGGGATGCGACCGGGTGATCGCGGTCGTGTCGAGGCCGACCGACCGTCTGCACCACAAACCGATGAGGCCGTGGGGTTTTTCTTATCCGAACGACCGGCTCGCTCTGGTTTGTCCAGAGGAGCCCTTGCCGCTCAACTTCAACGATTTCGACCCTGGGCGATTGAGAGAAGCGATCCGTATCGGCTATGAGACCGGCCTAAAGGCTGCGATCTGA
- a CDS encoding orotidine 5'-phosphate decarboxylase — protein MSVIVQISLDLTDLYEAIKTAEIAVMAGVDWLEAGTPLILAEGLRCVRELKATFPDRKVVADLKTMDAGYLETEMMAKAGADLTVVMSRAHDETVRGAVRAARDYGTQVMADIMLEPDLPAAAKRMEALGADYIIHHIGYDERHAKVGKSPLDELASVVGAVSIPVQAVGGLTLDQAALLPSLGAPLVVIGAPLVIDDQAFTPSTSADALESAIRTFVQRAKGLSPA, from the coding sequence ATGAGCGTAATCGTTCAAATCTCGCTCGACCTGACCGACCTATACGAAGCGATCAAAACCGCAGAAATCGCCGTCATGGCAGGGGTTGACTGGCTGGAGGCCGGAACGCCTTTGATATTGGCGGAGGGATTAAGATGCGTCAGAGAACTCAAGGCGACCTTTCCGGATCGCAAGGTGGTCGCCGATTTGAAAACGATGGATGCCGGCTACCTGGAAACGGAAATGATGGCGAAGGCGGGCGCCGATCTGACCGTTGTGATGTCCCGGGCCCACGATGAAACCGTGCGAGGCGCGGTGCGCGCGGCGAGGGACTATGGCACGCAAGTGATGGCCGACATCATGCTAGAGCCGGACCTGCCGGCTGCCGCCAAGAGAATGGAGGCGCTGGGCGCCGATTACATCATCCATCACATCGGATATGACGAGCGACACGCCAAAGTCGGCAAATCGCCTCTGGACGAACTGGCATCCGTGGTCGGCGCCGTCTCGATCCCAGTCCAGGCGGTGGGCGGTTTAACGCTGGACCAAGCCGCGCTGCTGCCTAGCCTTGGCGCGCCCTTGGTCGTCATTGGCGCGCCGCTGGTCATCGACGACCAGGCATTTACCCCCAGCACAAGCGCCGACGCGCTGGAAAGCGCGATTCGCACATTCGTGCAGCGCGCCAAGGGATTGTCCCCCGCCTAA